One Mercurialis annua linkage group LG3, ddMerAnnu1.2, whole genome shotgun sequence DNA window includes the following coding sequences:
- the LOC126671101 gene encoding protein LIGHT-DEPENDENT SHORT HYPOCOTYLS 1 → MDLSSTSANSTFSSQIIGGSTVTTANAVTATATTPTATSPASTPSRYENQKRRDWNTFCQYLRNHRPPLSLPMCSGAHVLEFLRYLDQFGKTKVHNQTCPFFGLPNPPAPCPCPLRQAWGSLDALIGRLRAAYEEHGGRPEGNPFGARAVRIFLREVRDFQAKARGVSYEKKRKRPKPKTTPLPPPAPPPSADSVAG, encoded by the coding sequence ATGGATTTATCTTCCACTTCAGCGAACTCCACTTTTTCAAGCCAAATAATTGGTGGCAGCACAGTCACCACCGCCAACGCGGTCACCGCCACGGCAACCACACCAACAGCCACATCTCCGGCTTCAACACCAAGCAGGTACGAGAATCAAAAAAGAAGAGACTGGAACACATTCTGCCAATACCTAAGGAACCACCGGCCACCACTCTCACTGCCCATGTGCAGCGGCGCTCATGTTCTTGAATTCCTCCGCTATCTTGATCAGTTCGGCAAAACTAAAGTCCATAACCAAACTTGTCCATTTTTTGGCCTGCCAAACCCACCGGCACCCTGCCCATGCCCGCTTCGGCAAGCATGGGGCAGCCTCGACGCACTCATCGGACGGCTCAGGGCTGCTTATGAAGAACATGGAGGACGACCAGAAGGTAATCCATTTGGTGCAAGAGCTGTGAGGATATTTTTAAGGGAAGTTAGAGATTTTCAAGCTAAAGCTAGAGGTGTTAgttatgaaaagaaaagaaaacggcCTAAacctaaaacgacaccgttaCCACCACCAGCACCACCGCCATCTGCTGATTCAGTTGCCGGATAG